The following are encoded together in the Petrotoga sp. 9PW.55.5.1 genome:
- a CDS encoding Asp23/Gls24 family envelope stress response protein: protein MLMETEFGTIDVKSEVIKELVYKAVIESYGAVEITGKQGFFDRISSLWSKSEDRGINILEDEESVTVELYLVLEYGLPIKKVAQNIQENVHHRVKSMLNFNNIKVNVSISGLKY, encoded by the coding sequence ATGTTAATGGAAACGGAATTTGGAACCATTGATGTTAAAAGCGAAGTAATCAAAGAATTAGTTTATAAAGCGGTTATTGAATCTTATGGAGCCGTTGAAATCACTGGGAAGCAAGGTTTTTTTGATAGAATATCGAGTCTGTGGTCAAAAAGTGAAGACAGAGGAATTAATATTTTAGAAGATGAAGAAAGTGTTACTGTTGAGCTTTACCTTGTGCTTGAATACGGTTTACCTATAAAAAAAGTTGCTCAAAATATACAAGAAAATGTTCATCATAGAGTAAAATCCATGTTAAATTTCAACAATATTAAAGTGAATGTGAGCATATCTGGATTGAAATATTGA
- a CDS encoding glycine--tRNA ligase subunit alpha, whose product MYIQEVIINLEKFWSDFGCVIDQPYDLEMGAGTYSPATFFRSFGENEWKVAYAQPCRRPTDGRYGENPNRMQRFYQYQVVIKPSPENIQNIYINSLKSLGISPKEHDIRFVEDNWESPTLGAWGVGWEVWLDGMEITQFTYFQQMGGVPLTFIPVELTYGIERIAMYLQGVDNVYETMWNKNVKYKEIYKENERQFSIYNFEIADTEMLKNLYYTYKREFQSLITKGLYLPGYDYLAKSAHVFNLLDARNAIGVNERHQYILDIRNMAKSCAKLYIESLEEEVIDVE is encoded by the coding sequence TTGTACATTCAAGAAGTGATTATAAATTTAGAAAAATTTTGGTCTGATTTTGGATGTGTCATAGATCAACCGTATGATTTAGAAATGGGGGCAGGGACGTACAGTCCCGCCACTTTTTTTAGGTCCTTTGGAGAAAATGAGTGGAAAGTAGCTTATGCACAGCCTTGCAGAAGGCCAACAGATGGTAGGTATGGTGAAAATCCTAACCGAATGCAAAGATTTTATCAGTACCAAGTAGTAATTAAACCATCTCCTGAAAATATTCAAAACATCTATATAAATTCTTTAAAATCTTTAGGAATTTCTCCTAAAGAACATGATATTAGATTTGTCGAAGATAATTGGGAATCACCGACTTTAGGTGCTTGGGGCGTAGGTTGGGAAGTGTGGCTTGATGGGATGGAGATTACCCAGTTTACCTATTTTCAACAAATGGGCGGGGTGCCATTAACTTTTATACCTGTTGAACTAACATACGGTATCGAAAGGATAGCTATGTATCTCCAAGGGGTAGATAACGTTTATGAAACTATGTGGAATAAAAATGTAAAATACAAAGAAATATATAAAGAGAATGAAAGACAGTTCTCTATTTATAATTTTGAGATAGCAGATACTGAAATGCTTAAAAATCTATATTATACTTACAAAAGAGAGTTTCAATCTCTTATAACAAAAGGATTGTATCTTCCTGGGTACGATTATTTAGCAAAATCTGCGCATGTTTTCAATTTATTAGATGCAAGAAATGCTATAGGAGTTAATGAAAGGCACCAATATATTTTAGATATAAGAAATATGGCCAAGAGCTGTGCAAAATTATATATAGAGAGTCTGGAAGAGGAGGTAATCGACGTTGAATAA
- a CDS encoding DAK2 domain-containing protein, whose translation MQRFLYAKDLYIALKKGTEELSKNRDEINALNVFPVPDGDTGTNMLAGMLEACKSMDEVEDKDDMKSMMEALRRGLLLGARGNSGVILSQIFRGMTEVLEKKKRINTQDFLKALQNARELAYKAVMKPVEGTMLTLIRRLSEQMEETMKDEKDFLLFFETMTKYSFEIVNETPKYLKKLRDSNVVDAGAKGFAYIIKGINDAIHGDIEIEIERLEEASPEEIAEIAYEELTFQYCTEAIVKFNKRPVQKRILEELKGFLESIGDSIVLVNQEEILKLHVHTNHPGLVFEKFLEYGELIKTKIDNMKAQHEHVIEGQKEKKSNDIQQAKVSNLNNKNNKKWGIVAISPGKGISNIFKSLGVDEIIFGGQTTNPSVKDISNAINKLSQKKAIVLPNNPNIIVAAEKAKELTDKEVLVLPTKHIQEGISAMLGFNDSMDSEELTESMTEYIRSVVPIEVTYAVRDSVVNGEKIKKGEYLLFIGKELKSHSKNIYKEVEKGLEELIKKGYQMVTIIYGEGAKKEKIDQLVKNLTQKFADIEIEIHEGGQRHYPLLISVE comes from the coding sequence ATGCAGAGATTTTTGTATGCTAAAGATTTGTATATAGCGCTAAAAAAAGGTACGGAAGAATTATCTAAGAACAGAGATGAAATAAATGCGTTAAATGTTTTTCCGGTTCCCGATGGAGATACTGGAACAAATATGTTAGCAGGTATGCTCGAGGCATGCAAAAGTATGGATGAAGTAGAAGATAAAGATGATATGAAATCTATGATGGAAGCATTAAGAAGAGGTCTTTTATTAGGTGCCAGAGGTAATTCTGGAGTTATTCTTTCACAAATATTTAGAGGTATGACGGAGGTTTTAGAAAAAAAGAAAAGGATTAACACTCAAGATTTTTTAAAAGCTCTTCAAAATGCAAGGGAACTGGCTTATAAAGCAGTTATGAAACCTGTTGAAGGAACTATGCTTACTCTTATAAGAAGATTATCGGAACAGATGGAAGAGACCATGAAAGATGAAAAAGATTTTCTCCTTTTTTTTGAAACAATGACTAAATACTCATTTGAAATAGTAAATGAAACACCTAAATATTTAAAAAAATTACGTGATTCTAATGTTGTTGATGCGGGTGCGAAAGGCTTTGCCTACATTATTAAAGGTATAAATGATGCAATTCATGGAGATATAGAAATAGAAATAGAAAGATTAGAAGAAGCTTCTCCTGAAGAGATAGCAGAAATAGCTTATGAGGAGTTAACTTTTCAGTATTGTACAGAGGCGATTGTAAAATTTAATAAGAGACCAGTTCAAAAGAGAATTTTAGAAGAACTAAAAGGTTTTTTGGAAAGTATTGGAGATTCTATTGTTTTGGTTAATCAAGAAGAAATATTGAAATTACACGTTCATACAAATCATCCAGGTTTGGTCTTTGAAAAATTTTTGGAATACGGAGAACTAATTAAGACAAAAATTGATAATATGAAAGCTCAGCATGAGCATGTTATTGAGGGGCAAAAAGAAAAAAAATCTAACGATATTCAACAAGCTAAAGTATCTAATCTCAATAATAAAAACAATAAAAAATGGGGTATAGTTGCTATTTCTCCAGGGAAAGGAATATCTAATATTTTTAAAAGTTTGGGAGTAGACGAGATTATTTTTGGAGGACAGACAACTAACCCCAGTGTAAAGGATATTTCTAATGCTATTAATAAATTATCCCAAAAAAAGGCTATCGTGCTGCCCAACAATCCTAATATTATTGTGGCAGCAGAAAAGGCAAAAGAATTAACAGATAAAGAAGTTTTAGTTTTACCTACAAAACATATTCAAGAAGGGATAAGTGCAATGTTAGGATTTAATGATAGTATGGATAGTGAAGAATTAACTGAATCCATGACGGAATATATTAGGTCAGTTGTTCCTATCGAAGTAACTTATGCTGTAAGAGATTCTGTTGTAAATGGTGAAAAAATAAAAAAAGGCGAGTATCTATTATTTATTGGGAAGGAGTTAAAATCTCATAGTAAAAACATCTACAAAGAAGTCGAAAAAGGTTTGGAAGAACTTATTAAAAAAGGATATCAGATGGTTACAATTATATACGGAGAAGGAGCAAAGAAAGAAAAAATCGATCAATTAGTAAAAAATTTAACACAAAAATTTGCAGATATAGAAATTGAGATACACGAAGGTGGGCAAAGGCATTATCCTTTACTAATCTCTGTTGAATAA
- the amrB gene encoding AmmeMemoRadiSam system protein B: protein MERKPVVAGFFYPSNLQELKRVVRDFYGESFKVNGNTLIPPIGIIVPHAGYIYSGETAAKAFKKVFERGVVKRVFLLGPNHTGMGLPISIFPEGSWETPFGKVQVDGEISKYISKALNIPNDEIGHLQEHSLEVQLPFIQYVMDNNFKIIPICMMDQSNSAAKKIGQVLREIISDGDLIVASSDMNHYESHETTLKKDQKVIEKIKNMDIEGIYDTIKTYKITMCGYGPISTLLYMGFNDIEIIEHVTSGERSGDFESVVGYMSAILTSVKNIK, encoded by the coding sequence ATGGAAAGAAAACCGGTGGTAGCGGGATTTTTTTATCCATCAAATCTGCAAGAGTTGAAAAGAGTTGTAAGGGATTTTTATGGGGAAAGTTTTAAAGTTAACGGAAATACTTTAATTCCTCCTATAGGAATAATAGTACCTCATGCTGGGTACATATACTCAGGCGAAACTGCTGCTAAAGCGTTTAAAAAAGTCTTTGAAAGAGGCGTTGTAAAACGTGTCTTTCTGTTAGGTCCTAACCATACAGGTATGGGTTTACCTATATCAATTTTTCCTGAAGGGTCTTGGGAAACTCCTTTTGGTAAAGTGCAAGTTGATGGTGAAATCTCTAAATATATTTCAAAAGCTTTAAATATACCTAATGATGAAATTGGGCATCTACAAGAACATTCTTTGGAAGTTCAGTTGCCTTTTATTCAATATGTCATGGATAATAACTTTAAAATCATTCCAATATGTATGATGGATCAATCGAATTCTGCCGCAAAAAAAATCGGGCAAGTTTTAAGAGAGATAATTTCAGATGGTGATTTAATAGTCGCCTCATCTGATATGAATCATTATGAAAGTCACGAAACCACTTTAAAAAAAGACCAAAAAGTTATAGAAAAAATAAAAAATATGGATATAGAAGGTATTTATGATACAATTAAAACATACAAAATAACTATGTGTGGTTATGGACCTATCTCAACTTTGCTATACATGGGATTTAATGATATAGAAATAATTGAGCATGTTACTAGCGGCGAAAGAAGCGGAGATTTTGAAAGTGTTGTTGGGTATATGTCTGCAATTTTAACTTCAGTAAAAAACATTAAATAA